The genomic region aaaaacacacagaaatgctggagcagctcagtcggtctcgcagcgtccaggaggtaaagatatattatcgatgtttcggacgagcccttcttcaaggtacggaACATCGGCAATAAATCTTTAACTCCTTAATGGACACTGCGAggtggctgaattcctccagcaattctgtgtgcTTTTTGCTATCCTTAAATAAGGGACCACTGAGTTTAAGTTCATTGCCTCAACATGCCAGATGTGAAGATGCCACCGGAAGATTGCATTAGTGTCAAGGCAAAGAAGGGGAGACAAAGATAGCCCCGAGCTGAGCCAGCTGATCAGTGTCAAGGCAAAGAAGGGGAGACAAAGATAGCCCCGAGCTGAGCCAGCTGATCAGTCGCAAAATAAAAACTCCTGCTGACTTTAATTCTGAAAAGCAATTGTTCAGCAGATATTTGCATTCACCGTGGCTCAATTGCTGACGAGGATCGAGTTTATATGTGGAAAATAATATTTCATCCATATCCACCCGAAcatctggagagagagagagagaccccaaAGAGAATCGGTCAGCTCATTTCCTCAGCTTTCACAGCAATAAATTAGTTCAAGGACAAGagatatatcacagtttgcaGTAAAGCACGAGTATCAGGTGATCTAAAGGCTTCAGGTTGCAAAACTTGCCGATCTGGATTGTAACCGATCAGATGCGTTCTTGCGACTCAAAAGAAAAACCACAAGCCTTCCCTTTAAACTCAGCAGATAGTATTTTCAACGGACTTGTCACATGGGCCCGAAATCTCAGGCAACGAGAAACTTTGTTTCTCAATCACTGAGCAATCTGTCTTGTCCTTTTTTCCCTTCCACTCCCGACTGCTTCTTTATCCTGAATTAAACCACTCAAACCTGGTTCTTAAACCATGCCGCTGAACTCTGGGCAAAGCGTACTGGCCCTTGGAGACCTTCCCCATGTCAGGGAAGGGAAGAAGTCTCCCCTTCCAAACCTGCACCAATCATTAACTCTCTTATCCCCAACCCAGTACCTCCTGAACTTAGTGCCACTCAGACTCATCTCTAGACCTTCTGAAGCCCCTAATCCTGTTTCTTGGCGGATATTGATCTGGTTGCTTTTTGGAGCGATTACTGGACCAGGATTGATGGCTTATTCTGAGTGTCATACTCATTGACTTCACTTGTAATGCGATTCTTGCTGGAAACATTGTGCAAAGCAATATCTAGGCACCTGTATAAAGGAAGTAATCAGATGGACAGCTGCACTTAATTGAATGAGAATGCCAATATCCAAATGGTGGTTTTGAAAAGaaattccaacccccccccctaccccccattCAACAGTAAGTGTTTACAGTTGTTGGGATTGAAAGTGAGTTGTTTCAGCGTCCCATAATTTCCCCCAGTAAAATGTTAATGGCTCTAATATTCTCTGCTGTTCCAAATgtcccaatgttttgggctttattgtgagagggattgaattttaAAGCAGGGAGGTTAGAGACAtagagcgtggaaacaggccctttggcccaacttgcccagatGGACTGCAATCTCCCACCTACACTCATTCTACTGGCATGCATTTagtccatcctatccatgtatctgttcaatattttttcttaaacattgcttccacgggcagcctgttccatacatcCATGAACCTCTGTtacccttcaggctcctgttaaatctctcctcttTCACTATATGTTCTCCGgacactgatacccctactctaGGCAAAAGACTCCGAGAATTCACCCAATATATTCCTCTCctgtgttttaaaattttttttttaaattaaattaaacataaAACACTGTTACAtgccaattcagccctatgagtccatgccacccactttacaccccatcaacctacaccccccagtacattttgaagggtggaaggaaatcagagcctccagaggaaacctatgtggacacagggagaatgtacaaactcctcacagagagcgttgcattcgaacccaggtccggtcctgatcgctggcactggcaaggtgttgcactaacctctgTGCCAACCGTCATAGTTGGAGCATACACTGGACGGAGTACACCTGTTCTGGAGTATTACACACAGTTCTGATCTGCTGACTTgcgaaaggatatacttgctttgGAGGCGATGCAGAGATGATTGCAGAGATGAAGAGGTTAGCTTATGTGAAGAGATTAAGTAACCTGGCACTGGCTGGAATATTGGAGAATGAGAAAGGATTTCACCGAAATAGGTAAAACATTGATAAGATtgaagcaggaaagttgtttccactaaaACTcaaggacatagcctcaagatttgggggataaatttaagacagagaggaggaggaggagaaactgCTTCACTCAGTGATCAGTGAATCTGGAATTATTTGCCCATTGAAGTAGTGAGGGCTGCCtcacaaaatatatttaagacagttaGATTTTTGCATAGCATGGGAATTAAAGGTTGTGGGTAAAAATGGAGCCGAGTCCACATCagaacagccatgatcttacttaTTATTAgtacaggctcgatgggccagatagtCGACTCCTGCCCGTTTCTTATGTACTCAGAGccgggccattcagcccaagagGACCATCACACACTCTTTTACACAAATCCCTTTTCATTCCCATTACCTCCTGCTAGATTCTCCCATTATCTGGTCAATAGTGATAGAATCTGCTTGATACCACTATCTGGTTGATTAGTGGCCAATTAACTGACCCAAATGTATGGGGATAGGGGAGGTAACTAGAGAGCACGAACTCACATGGCCATAAGAAAGAGAAGAATATAAAATCTCCgctcacagagcactgatgatcAAGATCAAACTCGGGTCGCTGagacagtgaaggagtagctctacTAACCACGCCACGGCCACGTCCAAATGGTGATTAAAGTTAGGTTGAAATAGTTCCTGGTTGTTGCTTTCAAACACCACACCAAGGTGGGTGTTGTAGTACAAAACATCATCTTTCAGTAGAATGTAAAAACAAAGGTTAATCTGTTAGCTAAATGGAGGATCTAATGACACCTGAAGGTGCAAGAGTTGCCCTGTTGACCTGGTCAATGTTTAGCTCAATAAGTTGTTACTTGACTGATGTTTGTGGGACCTTGAGTGCAAATTAACCGCTGTGTTTCCATGGTGATTGAACTTCTTTAATGCTTCTGTAAGCATTCTGGGGTCATGAAAAGTGTTGATACAAATACAAGAgatctttttcttttaaaatgataAATGCTAGAAatcttcaataaaaatattgcaatttggaaattcagcgggtcaagcacctctgtgaaaagagaaacgaGAGTAAATCTTTCAAGTCCAGGACTCATCATTAggactgggaaagagagaaaacgtTAGTTTTAGATGGAGAAGCTGGTGGGAGAAGGTTGGGTATGAAGAAGCGGGTATCTCTGACCTAAGATACTCCCTGTGTCTTATCCATTCCTCTTCCGTCCTTTCATTACCCAAAACTGACCCCTTACTTTGATTTAGCACTGATGACGGGTCTTCAACGTGAAAAGTTGTTTCTCTCTGCCGACGCTGCCTGACGTGCTACGTGTTTGCATTATTTTCTGGTTTTGTTCCCTATCGATACAAACTTTCCCTTCACTGCTGTTTCAACACAATTTCTTATACAATTCCAGCACAATATCAATTGCTGCCCTTCATTCTCTGGGtcacaagtattttttttaatttttttttatatataaacacacacagttGATGGAGACAATGAAATTCAACTGCAATGATAGAAAAAGCAATGAACGGTTTAAAGCTGAGAACGAGAGAGACAGGGAAGCGATGAGAGAGTAAGATATAGAAGGCAGAATTAGAACAGTCAAGAGATAAAAAaaagttgtgtgagagagagagggaaataaagtgagagggagtgagagagagaaagagggagtgagagaaaaaaagtgggggaaagaggggaaggggaagagagggaaagagagttaaagtgCATGGGATGAGAAACAGAAAGAaaactgtgtttgtgtgagagaaagagagagagatttctCCACAGATAATTGACCAGCATTCAATAAACCCAGCTAATGCATCAGTGCTGACATTACAGGCACTTAATATGTACCAAACAACACTAGCAACTCTCCATTCTGATTGGTGCAGGCAAGGTTCCAACTTCAGGCACTACATTATACATTTAATGCGGAAAGGGTTACATACTAATGAATGTATAATTTAGTATGTGAGAGTGGCTATATTATGTGATAAATGACAAAGCTGCAAGAATGTTACCAGCACCAGGAGAGGAGGAGtgaaatttcaaaataaacaatGCAGGAACAAAATATTATCCTTTGCTCTGAAGTAAGACATCATCGTGAATAAGCCAGCTTTTTAAATCGCATCTGAAAAGTGACCAACTCTTCGCCATGGGAacaaattctctcttttttttttaaaagtttcctttCAACCTCCTCCTCCCAGCCACCAATGCAAAAAAGAAAGTTGATGGCAAGCACAATCCAGCTTAATTTTAGATTTAAAGACACATTTCAACATTTTCCAAACAAAGACTCATTGAAATAGAAACCGGTTCTGCAAGGGTGAGaggtttaaaaaaggcacaaaaccacagacacaactaTCTGAATGAGCAAAAGCCACAGCAAAGAGGAGGAGGAAAGTCTGAAGTGGTTCAATCACGTGCCCTTGGAACTATCTGACCATGAGCAGCACTTCCAACAACAACGAAGTCTTTGGGGAACAGACATCGGGCACGGGTGCATTTCCAGAAAGGATACGAGGCTTTCAAGCAGGGGCGTGGAGCAAACCTTCAAAGCCGCCGGCTTTAAGAGGGCCCCCTGCTTGGGAGGACGTTAATATTGCACCAAGCAAATCAGGACTTGACATGCAATTAAAACACACTCCGGTTCTATTGCGGCATCACTTCAAGTGCTGCCTGGCATTTTAAGAGTCAAGTACTGCAAACGTGTCAAAATTGGCCCTCAGATTTCGCCAGCGTtcgttgggtgggtgggtgggtgggtgggctgCCTACCTGCTGCTTGTACTTCGGAGGGTTGGTCTTGTAGCTGTAATCAGAGTATTGGTCGGAGCCCGTGGAATTGCTGTCCCCAGTGCCCACGAAGGTGTTCGCCGCCGGCAAATCTTGAACGACCTGGTGCTTCTTCCCTGCCGATGGCGACTGTGGGTGGAGTtggatggacgggaggggggagttgGACCTGTAGTGCCTTCCGAGGTCAGGGCTGCCCGGGTTGCAGTTCAGCGGCAGGTGAATCCGCGGGCTGTCGCTGCTGGACTCGTTGATGAGGTGGAATTGTAATCCCCTCTGTGCGCCGCTCTCGTCGGCTTCCAGGGGTTTGGGTTGGGGGGGCTTGCTCTTCTTGACCTTGTGCTTGTTGGTTTTGGTGGTCTGCTTGGGGGTATAGAGATCTTTGGTCTCCTTTTTGCCGGCCTGGTACCCACTCTTGGCTTCCTTCTGGCGGCAGTAGCGAATCAGGACCACGATCATGATCACCAGGACCACCGCGATAATCCCGGCGATCACCCCGAACAGGACGTTGCTCCGCTGCTTGTTCTTCTCGTACTCGGGGTCGCCGGCGATGTCCACGTCCAGGGGTGTGTTGAGGCTGTGGCCCACCAGGGCttccaccaggctcacattggccAGGGTGTCATTGACGTACAGGTGGACCAGTGCGGTGGCCAAGCGGGCAGGGCTCCCTCCGTCCTTCACCTGCACCACCAGCCGGTGCAGCCCGTAGGACCTGCGCAGGAGCTCCTTCTCCAGGGTCACGCTCCCAGCGGGGGAGATGTGGAACAGGCCGAAAGGGTTCCCTCCGACGATGCTATAGGTCAGGTTGGCGTTGGTGCCAATGTCCATGTCCTCGGCCTTGACGCGTTCCACCAGAGTCCCGATGCCGGTGAAGGGGTTAAGGTGCTGGAAGGACGAGTTGGAGGGTTGGGTGATGAAGGGAGTGTTGTCGTTCTCGTCCAAGACATTGATGGTGACGCTGACATAAGCGGACCTGGGGGGAGAGCCCCCGTCCACGGCCTTGAGCTGGAAGGTGTAGGTGCTCTGGCGTTCTCTGTCGAAGGAGATCCGAGAGAGGATGGTGCCCGTCCCGTTCTGGATCTCAAACTCGCCCCTGTCCGGCTCCACGAACAGAGTGATCCGGGCATTGGAATCCTTGTCCACGTCCGACACCGTCACCATGCCCACCGGGCTGGAGGGTGGCAGATTCTCCCTCACCGAGAAATTGTAAGCGTTGAGCATGAACCGGGGGTCGTTGTCGTTCTCGTCCAGCACATTGACCACCACGGTGGCCGTCCCTTTCATGGTGGGGGTCCCATGGTCGGCCGCCGCCACCCTGAACTCGTAGCGTTCCCGGTGTTCGCGGTTCAACGCCGAGACCACCCTGACCTCCCCGGTGTCGGGGTTAATCTGGAAGAGACCCTGGATGCTGGGGTCGGGGTCCAGGGAGTAGGTGAGCTGGGCGTTGCTGCCGCTGTCGGCGTCCGTGGCTTCCACGCGTAAGAGCGAGGTGGGGGGCCGGTTGTTCTCCAGGACGCCCACCTGCATGCGGTTCTGGGCGAAGATCGGGGCGTTATCGTTGACGTCCAGCACCTTCACCTTCAGCGTGTTGGTGCTGGAGAGGGGAGGGTTGCCCGCATCCACCGCCACGATCTCGATCAGGTACTCGCGCGTCTTCTCGTAGTCCAGAGCCGTGGTGGTCTGCAGGAAGAACTTCTTCCTGGTCTCGCTGCTGGACTCGCTGGCCTGCTTCAGCTGAAAGGGCACGTCCCCGGCCACGATGCAGGTCACGGCCGCGTTCTCCCCCTCGTCGCGGTCGGACACTTGGACCAGGGCCACGGGGGAATCGACCGCGGCGTCTTCGACGATGCTGGCCACGCCGTCGCGGTGAGTGACCAGCCCGATGCTGCGGATCTCGATGGCCGGGGCGTTGTCGTTGGTGTCTCGCACCGTGATCGTCACCGACGCCCTGTCCTGCTTGGGAATGGGACCCTTGTCGCGGGCGTGCACGTAGAACTTGAACTGGCTGAACTGCTCGCGGTCCACCCGCCCCTGCACCGTGATCCAGCCACTGTTCTTGTCCAAGCGGAGCAAGCGGCGGGCGCTCTCGGCCGCCTGGGCGAAGCTGTACTCGATGCGGGAGTTGTCCCTCAAGTCGAGGTCGGTGGCTCTCACCTGGAGGATGGAAGTGCCCGCCGGGCTGTTCTCCTCCACCGAGCCCTGGTACGAGAACCTCTCGAAGCGGGGCGCGTTATCGTTGATGTCCAGCACGGTGACCCGCAACACAGACGTACTGCTCCGGGCCGGTTGCCCCCCATCGACCACCCGCACCGTCAGGTCGTAGGTGTCCCGTTGCTCCCGGTCCAGCGACCCGGTGACGATCAGTTGGGGCAACCTCTCGCCGTGCTCCTCGGCGACCTGCAGACTGAAAAGTCCTTGGCCCTCGTTGCCCAGCAGTTCGTAACCGGCCACTCCGTTGGTGCCGGCGTCGCGGTCGCTGGCCGTGGGGATGTTCACCAGGGTCCCCGGGGGGGTGTGCTCCGGGATGGAGATGGAGATGACCGGGGAGTTGAAGGTGGGCGTGTTGTCGTTGATGTCCTGCACCAAGATCTTGCCTTCCACCAGCATCGTGGCCGAATTGTACAGGGTGTCGGTGACCGAGATCTCGAACTCCAGCGGGCACTCGGCGGGGCTCTCGCACAGCATCTGCTCCCGGTCGATGGGGGTCTCGGTGGTGTACAAGCCCCCCCCCGTCTCGTCCACCCGGAGGTAAGGTTGCCCCAGCTCCAGTTTGAACAGCCGGTTCTTGCGCTCCAGCCCCAAGCTTTCGCCCGGGTTACCGATCAGCGTGTTCGGCGGTTGCTCCTCTGGCAGCGTGAAACTCACCGAGCTCTGCGCCAGGCAGCCgggaagcaggagcaggagcacccAACCGCTGGAGGAGCGGGCCATCGGCTTCAACAAGTGCGGGGCCAACTGCGGAGGGGGCTtcagggtgagagagggagaggaggaaagggagaagggtgggagagagggaggagagcgatgtaaacaaaaagaaaaaaacaataaataacCAAACCCCCAAAATGTCCATGAAAATATCCAGTACAGCCTTTTATTACATCCACAAAGGCAGAGTTCGAACCTGATTCTGTCGCTCACGTCAATCCTGCAATGCAACTTATTTCAACACGGAGAGAGAGAGGATCCGAGTTCCATGCGGATCAGAAGGCAATACTGAATGCCAAAAAACACCCCAGTAGCAGTGAGTGCTTCGCTATAACGTGGCTGAGACAGGGAAGAAGAGGCTGTCCGTTCTGCACAAGGTTCAGACCTGGCTGAGAGGAAGAGAACCAAAATCCCATTTGCAGAAAGGCTGCCGGAGACGGTGGTGTGGGTCTGACACAGAGTGTGCCTGCAGACTAccgggagtggggggtgggagagCAGAACCCCAGGGCTTCCGATTTCAGGGCGGGCAGCGAGGGATTAACACTTCccaggatgggaggggggggaggagagagggagggggggaggagagagggagggggggaggagagagggagggggggaggagagagggagggggggaggagagagggagggggggaggagagagggagggggggaggagagagggagggggggaggagagagggaggggggaggagagggagggggggaggagagagggagggggggaggagagagggaggggggaggagagagggagggggggaggagagagggaggggggaggagagagggagggggggaggagagagggagggagggaggagagagggagggaggggagagagaggagaggagggagggagagagagagaggagaggagggagggagagagaggagaggagggagggagagagaggagaggagggagggagagagaggagaggagggagggagagagaggagaggagggtgggagggagaacgCGCATAGACGTGGACCCGGCGTGAAGACCCAGTAACAGCAGAGAAATGAAACATTGCAGCGACGAGAACGAGGAAGTGGACAAGACACACTGGATTCAATTGCTAATACAAAATACCCCGTTAAACTTAAGACGGGCATTCACGGATGGAACTGAGCACGCATCATTATTTAAAAAGATCCGTGTCCCGATCCGATCCTTATTCAGGACTTCCCCCTGAACATGACGGAGGTTTTCCAACCAGACTGTTTTACACCAAGTCCGGTCTCCCAATATTAAACACTCTGGATTTCACAAGACATCCAATTTAAATGCAATCTTGCCAATGAGATACAGGTGCccctcttatttttttttaaatgccactGATTCTAAAATTGATATCCCACCCCCAATAAAACCCCCCAGATTTAAAAAGGAAGGTTCATCAATGGTAAATGTTCCTTACCTCGGCGATCAGGATTGGGTTTGGGAGTTTGCTGgtgtgttttctctctccctcagtGCTCGGCGCTGtccgttttctctctctctctctctctcttccactctctctctccctccctcgcaTTCACTCTCCTCCCCAATGAAACCGAATCAGTCTcgcaggttttttttctctctccccgccCTGCGCGTCACCAGCCTCCACTCACTGAGCCCCCGTGGAATGGGGGTGAGGGCTGTGCCGGTTTGGAGGGATTCAGTCCAGTCAATGTCCACATTCGCCTCCCCACCAACAAACTCACCGGTCAAAGGCAGATGAAAACCAGCAGGTCCCCCCCCCGCAAAGAATGGCATGCAGATGAAACACACGCCAGTGATCCggattgaaatgaaataaaattaggctaataagtttttaaaaaaactaacacGGATCGGGAGCCAGCAACACGTGATGACAGGAGCTTGAAGCTCGTTTTACCGCATTCCACTGCTCTCCGAGGCTCCGCGCTGAGAAATCGCTTCTTCCCGCAGTTTGCGCATTGTTTTTGTCCAGAAAATAAAATCCACTTCGTTGGCCAGAACGACTCCTTCTCGCGGTGGatgggaatgagagttggggggggggggggcttctacCAATCTATTGAgtcaagggggggtggggggcttctACCAATATATTGAgtcaaggggggtgggggggcttctACCAATATATTGAGtcaagggggtggtggggggagcttCTACCAATATATTGagtcaagggggggggggtttctaccAATATATTgagtcaagggggggggggggtgggggggtttctaCCAATATATTGTCAAGGGGGGGCTTCTACCAATATATTGAGtcaagggagggtgggggagaggttcCTCGCTGAACACCTTGCTGGCTTCTTcttcagagggagggagggaggtctcTGTAGCAGGGAGCCCTCGCCTTCCCAAGAGCTGCTCACGGAGAGCGCAGTCACACTTGTTGCTGTGGCTGAAAGGAGCCCCGTTTCCACGAGAGAGGACGCCATCTACAGTCATTCACGCCGCCACTCGAGTCCCCGAACTGGGGAGTGCGGGCACCAATCTTTCTTTTGGAGAAGGGCTGGGGCGGGGGTGCAGGTCGGTGAGATGAGGGCAGGGGCGAGTAGGGCCGAAGGGCGCATTTCCGTGTTTCGATGGATGGGCCCAGTGATTGAATAAGATAACGAATCAAAGAGTTTCGAAAGAATAACAAGAAGAGATATCTGCAGAAAGTTCTTTAATATTTTCTTCTTCAATGTGTTCAAAGCAATTTTGGTTTCATCAGTTTGATAAGTATTATTTTTATCATTTCCATCAACATGTTTCTCCTCCCAGGCTGATCTCCTCTGCAATGGCAGATCAGATGGAGTGAAAGTTGGTCACACGTTATGAACATTATATCCTCCCATTCATAAATGAACTAGAAACAAATTAACTTGTGTTTCTTACAGGAGTGCCACATACACATAGATAGCACTTTTTCCTTCCTCTTGTGTGCACTCAGGGTAATAGCTTTGCATATACTCTATTAGTTTTAGTGAATGAAACAATTGAAATTAAAACACTAAGAAGGTGCTTTGCCCTCTCAATGACCGATGCTTTCCTTCCCCCAACATCAAACAGTGGAGAATTTAACATGCCCAGCAAGCTcccgcctccctccctctctctctctctcggtctctcgGCAGCTCCCGCCCCTCCGCCAGCGACTGGGAGGCAAGCCTCTTGACCGAGTCCCCGAGACGTCCCGACCCCACCTTCCAGCCCTCCGCTCCCCTCACTCTTGGAAAAGTTGGCCAGTCGGGGCTGCGCTGCCTGCCTCGGCCACCAGGGGAGCTGCACTGGCCCCCGCCCGTCAAAGGCAGCGCAAATATCGCCGAGAGAGGGGAACTGCACAGAGAGATAGATGCCTGGGGTGGAGAAAggttctgagggggggggggggtgttaataaAAAAACAGCAACTTTGAAGTTCTGCTCCACGTCAATAGAAATATCGATCATCCACTGGTTTAAAGGATATGGTTAAAAGTATCAAAATACATATTTTTAGCTTCTGCAGATAAAGTGCATTATTCAATGTCACATAAGCGCTTATGGCAGGGAAAAAGTGGTTACTGTGCTCTAAAATGTCAGAGCTGAGTAGCTCTCCTTCATAATTGCCTTGGAAGATCATGGGTCTCACCCAAATATGCAaatgcaacaaaaaaatatcaGTGAGGGCAGGTGCTTCATCCGAGTTCTACTGCAAAGGACTTGTCCATCTCAGCAGGTCCCATTTGCCTGGATTTGGCCCATCTCCTTCTAAACCCGCACTATCCATTCCGTGTCCTGCTCCAAGGCTGACATGCCATTCCTGTTCtgtcgtaaattggaggaacaacgccctCTCTAACCTGATGGTATTAACaaagacttctccagtttctgctcacccagcggctctcaacctttttcttatcccactttaagtcatccctgtgattagtaagggattgcttcaggtgggatgtgggtggaaagaaaaaatttgaaaaccactgtttgaatcgtccctcattgactcgttatgtgcacggtttcagaaccaaaggaaatgggtcaatgaccattttcctcaaacaaaatatttcagtaacaattgagtctggagcagtgattcccagccttctcttcccaccttaagtaatcccttactaatcacagagcatcgatggcacagggatgacttaaagtgggatgtgagtggaaagaaaaaggtcgagaaccactgtgctggcccactccccattctccctcccttcctattccctctgtcttctttcctccagctcttcaccccctttcctcttcattcacagagccaaccccagTGTGCCCTCCTTGcattatccacctattgcctcctgcctgtgggactgtgcccctcccccccTACATTTTGTTCAGACCTTGACGAAGGCCTGGAACGTTAgttctgtttctttatctttgctatataaagtacacctgctgagtttctccagcattgtttttattatCTATGAAAATGTGCACAAAACTTTTAAATATCATCATGGTAAACCCCTTCCCCTTTTCTCCAGTCTCGAGGTTAATATTGGCAGTGATTTATTGATTTAACGATCAGACCCATCCTCCATTCCCCTTTGaccaaatgtcaaccattctttttcttccactgatgccacttgtcctcctgagttcatccagcaggttgtgtttttactccagattccagccgaTATATTCATGGTACCTCCACTTCCTGTCCTTTTAACATTGTTCCCTTCAGAACACCCTGATCCTCTTTTCCATCTGCaccaatgaccccccccccacccgacccaaCTTCTGcctaccaccccacacccctcccccaaccacttTATTATGAAACTGTAGCAGATGCAACGCTTTTTACCTTTCTTTCCCACCACCCAGGGAGTCAACCAGTCCTTCCATGTGAACCAGCAATTAACTTGTTCTGTATTCCGTGCTCACAAAGTGACCTTCTCCTGCCTCTCCCCCAactccgccccctcccctcccataatCAGGAGACAGAAAGCAGAGTAGATGACCATTGTGATCCAAATtcacatttattatcatctgactgtatatacatgacctgacgaaacagcgtttctcTTGACCACAGTGGTCACACATgtacaatacacagtacataataaccACAGATGCACATTAAGGTatagtttaaaataaataaattatatatacatatatgtgtatgtatacacattcaaatacatataaatataaaaatatatacagCATATGTATTTTTTAAGATGATTTCTTGGTTACAGGATGATTTTaatcaatttcacagcctgtgggact from Narcine bancroftii isolate sNarBan1 chromosome 9, sNarBan1.hap1, whole genome shotgun sequence harbors:
- the LOC138743161 gene encoding protocadherin-1-like isoform X2; its protein translation is MARSSSGWVLLLLLPGCLAQSSVSFTLPEEQPPNTLIGNPGESLGLERKNRLFKLELGQPYLRVDETGGGLYTTETPIDREQMLCESPAECPLEFEISVTDTLYNSATMLVEGKILVQDINDNTPTFNSPVISISIPEHTPPGTLVNIPTASDRDAGTNGVAGYELLGNEGQGLFSLQVAEEHGERLPQLIVTGSLDREQRDTYDLTVRVVDGGQPARSSTSVLRVTVLDINDNAPRFERFSYQGSVEENSPAGTSILQVRATDLDLRDNSRIEYSFAQAAESARRLLRLDKNSGWITVQGRVDREQFSQFKFYVHARDKGPIPKQDRASVTITVRDTNDNAPAIEIRSIGLVTHRDGVASIVEDAAVDSPVALVQVSDRDEGENAAVTCIVAGDVPFQLKQASESSSETRKKFFLQTTTALDYEKTREYLIEIVAVDAGNPPLSSTNTLKVKVLDVNDNAPIFAQNRMQVGVLENNRPPTSLLRVEATDADSGSNAQLTYSLDPDPSIQGLFQINPDTGEVRVVSALNREHRERYEFRVAAADHGTPTMKGTATVVVNVLDENDNDPRFMLNAYNFSVRENLPPSSPVGMVTVSDVDKDSNARITLFVEPDRGEFEIQNGTGTILSRISFDRERQSTYTFQLKAVDGGSPPRSAYVSVTINVLDENDNTPFITQPSNSSFQHLNPFTGIGTLVERVKAEDMDIGTNANLTYSIVGGNPFGLFHISPAGSVTLEKELLRRSYGLHRLVVQVKDGGSPARLATALVHLYVNDTLANVSLVEALVGHSLNTPLDVDIAGDPEYEKNKQRSNVLFGVIAGIIAVVLVIMIVVLIRYCRQKEAKSGYQAGKKETKDLYTPKQTTKTNKHKVKKSKPPQPKPLEADESGAQRGLQFHLINESSSDSPRIHLPLNCNPGSPDLGRHYRSNSPLPSIQLHPQSPSAGKKHQVVQDLPAANTFVGTGDSNSTGSDQYSDYSYKTNPPKYKQQLPHRRVTFSTANHSQDLQDPSQHSYYDSGLEESETPSSKSSSGPRLGPLALPEDHYERTTPDGSIGEMEHPENDLRPLPDVAMTGNCTRECTEFGHSDTCWMPGQPSPNRKQKNVPKLSTFVPYEEQGSQDRLSNGSPRLAEDCNAKMANIRFIPTHSAFPSSNHEPSKDSALEEIPLTQPPDYQQAPGPAPQSSKREIYL
- the LOC138743161 gene encoding protocadherin-1-like isoform X4 codes for the protein MRGRERESGRERERERKRTAPSTEGERKHTSKLPNPILIAEPPPQLAPHLLKPMARSSSGWVLLLLLPGCLAQSSVSFTLPEEQPPNTLIGNPGESLGLERKNRLFKLELGQPYLRVDETGGGLYTTETPIDREQMLCESPAECPLEFEISVTDTLYNSATMLVEGKILVQDINDNTPTFNSPVISISIPEHTPPGTLVNIPTASDRDAGTNGVAGYELLGNEGQGLFSLQVAEEHGERLPQLIVTGSLDREQRDTYDLTVRVVDGGQPARSSTSVLRVTVLDINDNAPRFERFSYQGSVEENSPAGTSILQVRATDLDLRDNSRIEYSFAQAAESARRLLRLDKNSGWITVQGRVDREQFSQFKFYVHARDKGPIPKQDRASVTITVRDTNDNAPAIEIRSIGLVTHRDGVASIVEDAAVDSPVALVQVSDRDEGENAAVTCIVAGDVPFQLKQASESSSETRKKFFLQTTTALDYEKTREYLIEIVAVDAGNPPLSSTNTLKVKVLDVNDNAPIFAQNRMQVGVLENNRPPTSLLRVEATDADSGSNAQLTYSLDPDPSIQGLFQINPDTGEVRVVSALNREHRERYEFRVAAADHGTPTMKGTATVVVNVLDENDNDPRFMLNAYNFSVRENLPPSSPVGMVTVSDVDKDSNARITLFVEPDRGEFEIQNGTGTILSRISFDRERQSTYTFQLKAVDGGSPPRSAYVSVTINVLDENDNTPFITQPSNSSFQHLNPFTGIGTLVERVKAEDMDIGTNANLTYSIVGGNPFGLFHISPAGSVTLEKELLRRSYGLHRLVVQVKDGGSPARLATALVHLYVNDTLANVSLVEALVGHSLNTPLDVDIAGDPEYEKNKQRSNVLFGVIAGIIAVVLVIMIVVLIRYCRQKEAKSGYQAGKKETKDLYTPKQTTKTNKHKVKKSKPPQPKPLEADESGAQRGLQFHLINESSSDSPRIHLPLNCNPGSPDLGRHYRSNSPLPSIQLHPQSPSAGKKHQVVQDLPAANTFVGTGDSNSTGSDQYSDYSYKTNPPKYKQQEVRRFLTTSEV